The DNA region CGCGTCGCGGCCGAGTGCACAGCTGTCGTCGACAATTGGCAGCAGGGCTACGTCCCAACGCTCGACCACGTGGGAGCAGGCGGCGGTCATCACATGGGCTGGATGTACGGCAGCGCGTATTCGAGCGTCGAGCCGATGCTGATGTGGTGGTCGGCCACCGGCGAGCTTTGGAACCCGGAGTTTTTGCGAGACTCCGCTTACTTCTCGCTCTACGCCGTCGATGAGGCCTTCAACGTTCCCGCCTCCGGCGATGCGTTCGGCGTCTACTTCACGTCTTCGCTGCGAAGCCAGGTGGCCATGTCTGCGGCCTTTGGAGGCAACGCCTACGCGGAGCACCTCGCGCAACGCCTGCCACCGGCCTGGGGCCCGCACGCGGTTATTCGGTCCATCGTAAAGAACAACCTGCCCCCGAAGGCGCCAGACGACCTGCCGCTTAGTCGCCACTTTTCGGGCTCGGGCTTCGTGGTCGCGCGCAACACCTGGAGCGGCGTACCGGCAGTTGTGACCTTCAAGTCATCGCCGTTCTACAGCTACAACCACCACCATCGAGATGAAAACGCGGTCGCGCTCTCCTACAAGGGTGCGTTGCTGAGCGATGGCGGCTTCTACGACGGCTACGGCTCCACCCACCATCAGAATTTCTATACGCGCTCCATCGCGCACAATACGTTGCTCGTCGACCTACCTGGGGAAACGTTCCGCGGTTGGGCCAACGACGGCGGTCAACGAATTCCCGCGAGCTGGGCTGCCGAGCCTAAGACCGTAGCCGACCTGACGGGGCCAGCTAAGCTCGACGGCATCGAACGCCACGCCACCCGAGAGGGAGTCACTTGGGCGCGGGGCAACGCAAGCAAGGCCTACGCGACGACCAAGGTGAGCGCATTCTTGCGTGACGTTCTCTTCGTACCGACCCCCGACGATCATGCCCTGCCTGTGATGCTTGTCGTCGATCACGTTGCGCTTCCGGTCGAGCGCGAAGCGCGTATCGCCTGGCAGCTCCCGCTGGCTCCGACCGTCAATGGGACGACGAGCGCGCAAGTCGCGAGTACCGGTGGGGGTCATGCGCGCATGCACTTCCTGGCGCCGACGCAGAGGGCACTGCGCTCCTTCTCGGGCGTCGAACGCTACGCCGTGGACGGAGTGAACTACCCGCCCACCACGGAGAGTACCGGGACGCCTCCCTACTGGGGCCGCCTCGAGGTTGCGGCGCCCGCGGCCTTCGCCACGACATTCTCGACTGCGGTCGTGGTGAGTGACGCGCCGCTCGACACCGATACCGCCCCGCGAGTGACACGCGTTTCGGGATCGTCATGGGAAGGCGCGG from Myxococcales bacterium includes:
- a CDS encoding heparinase II/III family protein; the protein is MSNPTGVDTQLRGDYPDTVALPTALAAVITGESRFVNASLSHLDVLLGIAAPTGGDTAWRNRLLSMAVIYDWLHTQLGTTRATSTRNAIVAHMNENHGFVAAPDFVSGHSRWGNATSLAGCIALDGEDGRVAAECTAVVDNWQQGYVPTLDHVGAGGGHHMGWMYGSAYSSVEPMLMWWSATGELWNPEFLRDSAYFSLYAVDEAFNVPASGDAFGVYFTSSLRSQVAMSAAFGGNAYAEHLAQRLPPAWGPHAVIRSIVKNNLPPKAPDDLPLSRHFSGSGFVVARNTWSGVPAVVTFKSSPFYSYNHHHRDENAVALSYKGALLSDGGFYDGYGSTHHQNFYTRSIAHNTLLVDLPGETFRGWANDGGQRIPASWAAEPKTVADLTGPAKLDGIERHATREGVTWARGNASKAYATTKVSAFLRDVLFVPTPDDHALPVMLVVDHVALPVEREARIAWQLPLAPTVNGTTSAQVASTGGGHARMHFLAPTQRALRSFSGVERYAVDGVNYPPTTESTGTPPYWGRLEVAAPAAFATTFSTAVVVSDAPLDTDTAPRVTRVSGSSWEGAEIGTTLVLVATGTLNQLPIARTRSSLSRIYVAGLAPNQALAVDFSGTLVTFTADNDGLIAGPVSGGQVASVPEAAPGPIAPGAVAPVQVTDSAPAEPADNANSNEGCGCSATHKGADSVSLVMGLAAVAAMRRRSKRA